The stretch of DNA CTTGCCGAGGGCTTTGCCGAGCGGTTCGTTCCACATCGGACCGTGCCCGGGCAGTATCACGTCGGCTTCGAGCTCCTCCAGCGAATCCAGCGCCTGCCACGCGCGCGCCCGGTCGTGGTGGAACATCGGCAGCAGCATCTGCGGTCCCCGCACCCCGGACGTGCCGTGCCCGGTGATCAGCGCATCGCCGCTGATCAGCACGCCGTTGTGCGGCAGGTGGAAGGCCGAATGACCGGAGGTGTGCCCGTGCGTGGACACCGGCACCGGCCGCCCAGGAAGGTCCAGCGCGCCCTGGCGCGGGAACGGTTCGGCCGTGGGCACCGCGCACGGCTTCAACGCTCCCGCACCGAGCACGTGCGCCGCCCACGGCAGCACCCGCGGCCGCCAGGCGTTGGCGAGGATGTCCTTCGGCGTGGCCTGCTGGAGGTACTCCCGGCGCACGTGGCCCACCTCGACCGGGTCCGCGTGCACGGGTATGCCGTACTTCCGGCTCAACCACGGCAACGAACCGATGTGGTCCACGTGCGCGTGCGTGACCAGCACCGCCTCCACATCGCGCATCCGGTGGCCGACCTCGTGCACGGACGCCTCCACGGCGTCCGCGTCCCGCGGATAACCGCCGTCGATCAGCGTCACCGAGTCGTCCTCGACGAGGATGACCCAGTTGGTCTGGCTGCCGGTGACCAGGTAGGTACCCGCCGCGGCCTGCACGACGCGGCTTGCGTTCATGACCATCCCTCCCGGACATGATCATGCCGCATCCGTCCAGCACCCGGCACGACGCCACGCGCTCCCACAGTGGATTCAGCGCGGCGGGACGGTCCCGGGAGTCAGCGCGCGTTGATGTCCGAAGGGTGCTGCGCCAGCGGCGTGACGCGGATCGTCATGTACGGGAACAGCGGCAGGCCCGAGATCAGCTCGTGCAGCTTGTCGTTGTCCTCGACGTCCAAAATGCTCAGGTTCGAGTACTGCCCGGCGCAGCGCCAGATGTGCGGCCAGTACCCGTCCCGCTGCAGCTGCTGCGAGTACGCCTTCTCCCTGGCCAGGATGTCGGCCTTGACCTCCGGATCCATGTCCGGGGGCAGCTGCACGTCCATGTTCACCGCGAACAGCACCGGGTGCTCCTCTCCTGCATCGGCTGGGAGCGAACGGACCGTTTGACCAATCTAGCCGGACGAACAGGCCGTTCACTCGGAAAACTCGTCGGTTTCAGGCCGGGTCGAGGACGAAATCGTAGGTGACCTCGTTGCCGCTGGTGGCCGGGGTCGGGTGCAGTATCAGCTCCGGCTTGACCGCCTGGGCGATGTCGTTTTCCACGTACTCGCCGCCCTCGAAGTACAGCTGCGAGGTGATCAGCTGGTATCCCGGCGCGGAGACCTTCAGGTGCAGGTGCGCCGGGCGCCAGGCGTGCCAGCCCGCGGCGGCGATCAGCTTGCCGCACGCCCCGTCGGTCGGGATCTGGTACGGCGCCGGCTGGATGGTGCGGAACTTGAAGCCGCCGTCGTCGCCGGTGAGCACCGTGCCGCGCAGGTTCCACTCCGGAATCCCCGGCGCGTACTGCGAGTAGAGCCCGTGGTCGTCGGCGTGCCACATCTCCACCCGGGCGTCCTGCAGCGGGGTGCCGTCGACTGCGCTGACCCGGCCCTGGAACAGCAGCGGCGTGCCCGCCTCGTCGTCGCGCATCGGCAGCGTCGTCTCGGCCCGGAACTCCGGGGAGTCCGGCACGTAGTAGGGGCCTTCGATGCTGCCCTTGGTGCCTTCGCGGTTCTCGTTGGCGACCTCTTCGACGACGTGCTCGATCCACACGTCGAGGAACAGCGGCCACTCGCCGTCCTCGCCGACCCGGATCAGCCAGGACTTCAACGCGTCGTACTCGTCGTAGGTGACCTTGTGCTTGCGGATCACCTCGTGCACCGCGGTGATCACCTCGGTGGCGAGCTGATCGACCCGTTCCGGCGGGGTGTCGGCGGCGAGCTGCTTCTGGCGGAACTGCTCGGTGGCGGAGTTGCCGGATCCGGCGGCGGTGGGAGCGAGTTGTTCGGTCATTGCTGCGCACTCCTGCTTCATTGGTTGCAGTGCTCGGGTTCTCTGTTGGCCGCCGCCCATTGCTGCGCGGTAGCGCTCAGTCTTTGCCCAGCGCCGTAGCGCTCAGTCTTTGCCCAGCGCGGTAGCGCTCAGTCTTGGCGGTAGCGGGCCAGCTTGTCCGGATCGATCTGCACGCCGAGTCCGGGCCCGGACCGCACCGCCAAGGTGCCGTCCCGGAGCTGAAGCGGCTCGGTGAGCAGGTCGTCGCTCATGTCCAGGAAGTTCGACAGCTCCCCGGCGCGGCGCGCGGTCGCCGCGAAGGCCGAGCCGAACACGACGCTGCACATCGTGCCCAGCTGGCCGTCGATCTGGTTGCCCAGCACCACCTCGGTGCCCAGCCCTTCGGCCTGCGCGAGTATCCGGTGCGAGGTGGTGAAACCGGTGCGCGCGGTCTTGATGCTCAGCGCGTTCGCCGAGCCCGCCAGCAGTTCGCGGGTGACCTCACCGGGGTTCGTCGCGCTTTCGTCGGCCACGAACGGAACCGGGCAGCGCTGCACCAGCCAGCGCCTGCCGAGCACGTCGTCGGCCGGGCACAGCTCCTCGGCCAGCGTCAGGTCGAGGTCGTCCATCTCGCGCAGCGCCCGCGCGGATTCCGAGGCGCTCCAGCCCCGGTTGCCGTCCACGTACAGCTCGACGTCGGCGCCGAAGTGCTCGCGCAGCGCCCGGCATGCCGCCACGTCCAGCGTGTAGGGGCGCCTGCCGACCTTGACCTTGAACGTGGTGATGCCGTAGTCGGAGCGGACCTGCTCGGCTTCGGCGACCATCTTCTCCGGCGGCGCGAAACCGATCATGTGCGAAACCCGCAGGTGGTCGGTGAACCCGCCGAGCAGTTCGGTCACCGGCAGGTCCAGGCAGCGGCCCAGCGCGTCCCACACGGCCATGTCGATCGCCGCTTTCGCGGCCGGATTGCCGACGGTGCGGTGCATCCGGGCGTGCATCACCTCGCGGTCGGTGAGCTTCAGGCCCACCAGCTCGGGGGCGAAGATCCGGTCCACCACCGCGATGATCGACTGCTGCGTCTCGCCGTAGGTGAACGGACGCGGTGGCGCCTCGGCCACGCCGATGACTCCGGCGTCGGTGTGCACCCGCACCAGCACGTGTTCGGCGGCGTGCACCTCGCCGCTGGCGAAGCGCAACGGCTTGCGGTAAGGGATGGCGTACGGGATCGCCTCAATGCGGGTGATCTTCACGTTCCTCCTCAATGCCGAACACGGCGTGCTCGTCGAGCACGGACAGCAGGTTGCGCAGCAGCGGGGACTCGTCGCCGGTGCGCCAGGCCAGCGCCATCCGCACCGACTCCGGCTCACCCACCGGCACGAACGCGACGCCTTCCAGCGCGATCGAGCGCACCGACTCCGGCACGAGCGCGACGCCGAGCCCGGCGGCGACCAGCGCCAGCAGGATCGAGGTCTCGCCGACCTCGTGCTCGCGGTGCGGATAGAACCCGGCGGCCAGGCAGCTGCGCACCACCGCGTCGTTGACCACCGAGGAACCCGAGTACATGACGAAGTGCTCGGCGCGCAGGTCGCCGACCCCCACTACGGACTCGCCGGCCAGCCAGTGCTCCTGCGGCAGCGCGGCCACCAGCCGGTCGGTGGCAACGGTGCGGTGGCTGATGCCGTCCTCGCGGGTCGGCGGGCGCAGCAGGCCGATGTCGATGCTGGTGTCCAGCAGCGCAGCCTCCTGCGCGGGAGTGAGCATCTCGGAGTGGATCTCCAGCGCCACCCCGGGCAGTTCCCGCTTGATCAGCCCGGCCAGCTTCGGCAGCTGCCGGTAGGCCGCCGAACCGGTCAGCCCCACCCGCAGCAGCCCGTGGCTGCCGCCCGCGATGCGCCGCACCCGCCGCGCCGAATCGTCCAGCGAGCGCAGGATTCGCAGCGCATCGGTGTAGAGCGCCTGCCCGGCCTCGGTCAGATCGACCCGGCGGGTGGTGCGGGCGAACAGCTCGGCGCCGAGGTCGGCCTCGAGCTGCCGGATCGCCTGCGAGAGCGGCGGTTGCGCCATGTGCAGCCGCTGCGCCGCCTGGCCGAAGTGCCGGGTCTCGGCCACCGCGACGAAATAGCGCAGGAGGCGGATTTCCACCGGCGATCACCTCCGCTCCGCTGTGGCCCCGTTCACATGCCGAACCAGCGTAGGTCGGCGCATTGGGGCCGGACAAATACTTAATCCAGGTTGTTTGATATGCACCGCATATGGAAGGGCACCTAGGTCAACCCTGGGAAAACACCTGGGGTGACGCAGGCCACGCGGTGCAACAGTGACCGCCACCGGCGAACACGAACCTCAGAGTGGAGGAATCATGTCCGCAGTTTCCGAACATGCCCGAGCCGTTCTGGACGACGCACTGGTCGAAGATCCGGAAAACGGCCTGCACCGCGCCCGCCGCAGCATCTTCACCGACGAAGAGATCTTCGAAATGGAGATGAAATACCTCTTCGAAGGAAATTGGATCTACCTGGCGCACGAGAGCCAGATCCCGAATCCGGGCGACTACTTCACCACCTACATCGGCCGCCAGCCGGTGGTGATCACCCGGGACAAGCAGGGCGAACTGAACTGCCTGATCAACGCGTGCAGCCATCGCGGCGCGATGCTCTGCCGCCGCAAGACGGACAACCGCACCACGCTGACCTGCCCGTTCCACGGCTGGACCTACCGCAACGACGGCAAGCTGCTCAAGGTCAAGGACCCGCGCGACGCCGGCTACCCGGAGCAGTTCAACACCGACGGCTCGCACGACCTGACCAAGGTGGCGCGGTTCGGCAACTACCGCGGTTTCCTGTTCGGCAGCCTGAACCCGGACGTGCTGGAGCTGACCGAGCACCTCGGCGAAGCCACCAAGATCATCGACATGATCGTGGACCAGTCCCCGGAGGGCCTGGAGGTGCTGCGCGGCGCGTCCAGCTACACCTACGACGGGAATTGGAAGGTGCAGGCCGAGAACGGCGCGGACGGCTACCACGTCTCGGCGACGCACTGGAACTACGCGGCCACCACCGCCCGGCGCACCAACGGCGAGTCGGCGAACGAGACCAAGAACATGGACGCGGGCACCTGGTCGAAGCAGAAGGGCGGCTTCTACTCCTTCGAGCACGGCCACCTGCTGCTGTGGACCGAGTGGGCCGATCCGTCGAACCGGTCGCTCAACGAGCGCCGCGACGAGCTGGTGGCCGAATTCGGCCAGGCCAAGGCCGATTGGATGATCGGCTATTCGCGGAACCTCTGCCTGTACCCGAACGTCTACCTGATGGACCAGTTCGGCTCGCAGATCCGCCACTTCCGGCCCATTTCGGTGGACAAGACCGAGGTGACGATCTACTGCATCGCACCGAAGGGCGAAAGCGCCGATGCGCGGGCGAACCGGATCCGCCAGTACGAGGACTTCTTCAACGCCTCCGGCATGGCCACCCCGGACGACTTGGAGGAGTTCCGCTCCTGCCAGAAGACCTACCTGGCCACCAATGCCCCGTGGAACGACATGAGCCGCGGCGCCACGCACGAACTCGAAGGCGCCGACGAGGACGCGGCCAAGCTCGGCATCAAACCGCTGGTCAGCGGTGTGCGCACGGAAGACGAAGGGCTCTACCGGGTGCAGCACGGCTATTGGCAGACCGCGCTGCAACGCGGCATGGCCGGCAAGTCGCCCGTGGACCGGGCCGAGTGAGGGAGGCCGCAGAGATGACCGCGATCGCCGAACAGACCAGCAAGCTGGAACGAATCCAGGCCTTCCTGTACCGCGAGGCCCGCTACCTCGACGACCGGGAATTCGAGAAGTGGCTGGAGTGCTACCACCCCGACGTCGAATTCTGGATGCCCGCCTGGGACGTCGACGACACGCTCACCACGGATCCGCAGACCGAGATCTCGCTGATCTACTACTCGAACCGCGGCGGGCTGGAGGACCGGGTTTTCCGGATCCGCACCGACCGGTCGGCGGCGACGAGCATTCCGGAACCGCGCACCGGGCACAACATCAACAACGTCGAAGTGGTGGAGGACCGCGGCGACGAGGTGGACATCCGGTTCAACTGGTTCACCTTGTACTACCGGTACCAGAACGTCGACACCTATTTCGGCACGTCGTTCTACACCTTGGACATGTCCGGGGAAGAACCGCTGATCACCAGGAAGAAAGTGGTCCTGAAGAACGACTACATCCACCACGTGGTCGACATCTACCACATTTGATCTCCGGCAGGAGGCTGCCATGAATCATCAGGTCGCGTTGAGCTTCGAGGACGGGATCACCCGCTTCGTGACTTGCGCGCCGCACGAGACCGTCGCGGACGCCTCGTACAAGGCGCGGATCAACATCCCGCTGGATTGCCGCGACGGTGCTTGCGGGACGTGCAAGTCGTTCTGCGAGTCGGGTGACTACGACGGCGGCGACTACATCGAGGACGCCCTCACCGACGAGGAGGCCGAGCGGGGTTACCTGCTGGCGTGCCAGGCGATGCCGCGCAGCGACATGGTCGTGCAGATCGCCGGCACCTCGGAGGCGGCGAAGACCGGCGCGGCCACGCACCAGGCCACCGTCACCGACGTGGTGCTGCACTCGGACAGCACCATCGGTTTCACCCTGGAGCTCGACGACCGGGATGCGCTGTCGTTCCTGCCGGGCCAGTACGTCAACGTCGCCGTGCCGGGCGCGGACTGCTCGCGGTCGTACTCGTTCTCGAACGGACCGGACGACAAGCAGGTCTCGTTCCTCGTCCGCTACACCGAGGGCGGCGCGATGTCGGAATACCTGAAGACGCGGGCGCGCGCGGGCGACCGCGTCGAGTTCACCGGCCCGATGGGCGGGTTCTTCCTGCGGGAGATCAACCGCAGAGCGCTGCTGCTGGCCGGCGGGACCGGTCTGGCGCCGCTGCTGGCGATGTTGGAGAAGCTGCGCGAGACCGGCCTGGAACATCCGGTGCACCTGGTCTACGGCGTGACCGCCGACCAGGACCTGGTGGAGGTGCAGCGGTTGCAGGACTACGCCGAGGCGCTGCCGCAGTTCACCTTCGAGACCTGCGTGGCCGAGGAGTCCAGCGAGCACCCGAACAAGGGCTACGTCACCAAGTTCGTCGGCCCCGAGCACCTCGCCGACGGCGACGTGGACGTCTACCTGTGCGGGCCGCCGCCGATGGTGGAGGCGGTGCGTTCGGACCTCGCCGGGCGCGGCGTCACCCCGGCGCACTTCCACTACGAGAAGTTCAACCCGGCGGGAGCGGCATGATGACGGCATTCCACGGCAGGTTCGGC from Saccharopolyspora sp. SCSIO 74807 encodes:
- a CDS encoding MBL fold metallo-hydrolase, which translates into the protein MNASRVVQAAAGTYLVTGSQTNWVILVEDDSVTLIDGGYPRDADAVEASVHEVGHRMRDVEAVLVTHAHVDHIGSLPWLSRKYGIPVHADPVEVGHVRREYLQQATPKDILANAWRPRVLPWAAHVLGAGALKPCAVPTAEPFPRQGALDLPGRPVPVSTHGHTSGHSAFHLPHNGVLISGDALITGHGTSGVRGPQMLLPMFHHDRARAWQALDSLEELEADVILPGHGPMWNEPLGKALGKARENAARHLG
- the catC gene encoding muconolactone Delta-isomerase, with product MLFAVNMDVQLPPDMDPEVKADILAREKAYSQQLQRDGYWPHIWRCAGQYSNLSILDVEDNDKLHELISGLPLFPYMTIRVTPLAQHPSDINAR
- the catA gene encoding catechol 1,2-dioxygenase; amino-acid sequence: MTEQLAPTAAGSGNSATEQFRQKQLAADTPPERVDQLATEVITAVHEVIRKHKVTYDEYDALKSWLIRVGEDGEWPLFLDVWIEHVVEEVANENREGTKGSIEGPYYVPDSPEFRAETTLPMRDDEAGTPLLFQGRVSAVDGTPLQDARVEMWHADDHGLYSQYAPGIPEWNLRGTVLTGDDGGFKFRTIQPAPYQIPTDGACGKLIAAAGWHAWRPAHLHLKVSAPGYQLITSQLYFEGGEYVENDIAQAVKPELILHPTPATSGNEVTYDFVLDPA
- a CDS encoding enolase C-terminal domain-like protein yields the protein MKITRIEAIPYAIPYRKPLRFASGEVHAAEHVLVRVHTDAGVIGVAEAPPRPFTYGETQQSIIAVVDRIFAPELVGLKLTDREVMHARMHRTVGNPAAKAAIDMAVWDALGRCLDLPVTELLGGFTDHLRVSHMIGFAPPEKMVAEAEQVRSDYGITTFKVKVGRRPYTLDVAACRALREHFGADVELYVDGNRGWSASESARALREMDDLDLTLAEELCPADDVLGRRWLVQRCPVPFVADESATNPGEVTRELLAGSANALSIKTARTGFTTSHRILAQAEGLGTEVVLGNQIDGQLGTMCSVVFGSAFAATARRAGELSNFLDMSDDLLTEPLQLRDGTLAVRSGPGLGVQIDPDKLARYRQD
- a CDS encoding LysR substrate-binding domain-containing protein, with translation MEIRLLRYFVAVAETRHFGQAAQRLHMAQPPLSQAIRQLEADLGAELFARTTRRVDLTEAGQALYTDALRILRSLDDSARRVRRIAGGSHGLLRVGLTGSAAYRQLPKLAGLIKRELPGVALEIHSEMLTPAQEAALLDTSIDIGLLRPPTREDGISHRTVATDRLVAALPQEHWLAGESVVGVGDLRAEHFVMYSGSSVVNDAVVRSCLAAGFYPHREHEVGETSILLALVAAGLGVALVPESVRSIALEGVAFVPVGEPESVRMALAWRTGDESPLLRNLLSVLDEHAVFGIEEEREDHPH
- the benA gene encoding benzoate 1,2-dioxygenase large subunit; translated protein: MSAVSEHARAVLDDALVEDPENGLHRARRSIFTDEEIFEMEMKYLFEGNWIYLAHESQIPNPGDYFTTYIGRQPVVITRDKQGELNCLINACSHRGAMLCRRKTDNRTTLTCPFHGWTYRNDGKLLKVKDPRDAGYPEQFNTDGSHDLTKVARFGNYRGFLFGSLNPDVLELTEHLGEATKIIDMIVDQSPEGLEVLRGASSYTYDGNWKVQAENGADGYHVSATHWNYAATTARRTNGESANETKNMDAGTWSKQKGGFYSFEHGHLLLWTEWADPSNRSLNERRDELVAEFGQAKADWMIGYSRNLCLYPNVYLMDQFGSQIRHFRPISVDKTEVTIYCIAPKGESADARANRIRQYEDFFNASGMATPDDLEEFRSCQKTYLATNAPWNDMSRGATHELEGADEDAAKLGIKPLVSGVRTEDEGLYRVQHGYWQTALQRGMAGKSPVDRAE
- the benB gene encoding benzoate 1,2-dioxygenase small subunit, with amino-acid sequence MTAIAEQTSKLERIQAFLYREARYLDDREFEKWLECYHPDVEFWMPAWDVDDTLTTDPQTEISLIYYSNRGGLEDRVFRIRTDRSAATSIPEPRTGHNINNVEVVEDRGDEVDIRFNWFTLYYRYQNVDTYFGTSFYTLDMSGEEPLITRKKVVLKNDYIHHVVDIYHI
- the benC gene encoding benzoate 1,2-dioxygenase electron transfer component BenC gives rise to the protein MNHQVALSFEDGITRFVTCAPHETVADASYKARINIPLDCRDGACGTCKSFCESGDYDGGDYIEDALTDEEAERGYLLACQAMPRSDMVVQIAGTSEAAKTGAATHQATVTDVVLHSDSTIGFTLELDDRDALSFLPGQYVNVAVPGADCSRSYSFSNGPDDKQVSFLVRYTEGGAMSEYLKTRARAGDRVEFTGPMGGFFLREINRRALLLAGGTGLAPLLAMLEKLRETGLEHPVHLVYGVTADQDLVEVQRLQDYAEALPQFTFETCVAEESSEHPNKGYVTKFVGPEHLADGDVDVYLCGPPPMVEAVRSDLAGRGVTPAHFHYEKFNPAGAA